DNA from Solanum stenotomum isolate F172 chromosome 3, ASM1918654v1, whole genome shotgun sequence:
TTTACCTAGGACAATAGAAGTGAATCGCACGtaactgataaaaaaaatagttgagaTAGTAAGCACTCTCCACCTGTAGATTGAGGTTCTGGAATTGAATCACCGAGAGAgcaaaaaagatgaaaaagagggatttaaaaaaaaattataacttttcTTACTAGTATCAGTCAATATTATTTTctccttattaattattacgTATTTATTCAGATTTCAGCTAATAATTAAGGGATCATTACAACTATGTCATGGTAAAAACTTATTAATATCATGTGTTTATAGTAAATCAATAAATGTATAATATGTGTTGCACACATACTTCTATTACTTGACTATGATTAATTAGTTAATGAATATTTCACTTccttaattaattgtttataataaattttatttgatttggtatACCGCCGCTATGTCACAAGATTTGGTTAAAGTATAATTAAATTCTAGTTTCCAATTTTACAATGaccaaatatttcatcacttcaGTTTCCCAAAAGAATAACCTAATTTAGCAAACACAATAATGTGGCAGAAATTAAATACTACATTCATTGCAATTTGGCAACTACCAACCCGTGCTGAAAAATAAGAAGTAAACAAATTACAGTAAATTAGTACTCCCTcagtcccattttatgtggcaccatttccattttggtcagtcccaaaaagaatgtcacattttcttatatggtaagtatttaaaggtacaattcttcttttacccttgttggtcccacttaattttaaaataatactccaatacatttatgaggagagagaaaagtgagtctactttttaaaaggcaatttggtaaacatttcaaagtcttcatttatttcttagactccgtgcccggtcaaatgttgtcacataaaatggaacggagaGAGTAAAAAATTACTTGTATCGTGACGTTTGCTTATATTTGTGGAATTGTTGATTAGTATGTTTAAacaattaagttttttttttttttttaatatataacatGTTCCGTACattcttgattctttttcatgATATTTCCATAtgaaaatttcttttaataatgAGTGATAGTGCAATTTGAGCCTAAGATCTTTATCAATTCTGGTTAAATAGTCATATACTTCAATAATATCAAATCAATATAAACGTTAGATaagttttttgttctttctgaATTGAGGGTACGTGCATGGGAAGGGGGTGGAAAGGAAATTACAAAGTGGGAATCGAAGTTTGACCAAGAAagtaaaaattcaaataatcaaTCAATCGAGCTAATAAATTTTTGTTAGTCATTTTATAAGTTTTATGGCTTAAGTTAAGTTACCAGTATATGGTCCCGctctctctttattttctctctatttatagtccGTGTTAGCTACTAATATTATTGTCCAACTTTTCCTTCTAACATTACACTCCACCAAATGGCTATTTTTTCCTTAATTCTATACACTattatttcctcttttattCTACATTTCATTCTTAGCTTATTTTTTCGTAAACGTTACCCAGTGCCACTACCACCCGGTCCAAAACCATGGCCAATAATCGGAAACATAGTCCAATTAGGTCCGAAGCCGCATCAGTCCACTGCATCAATGGCCCGAACTTACGGGCCACTCATGCACCTTCGCATGGGGTTCGTGGACGTGGTGGTTGCGGCCTCAGCTTCGGTGGCGgctcaatttttgaaaaatcatgaCGCTAACTTCTCGAGCCGCCCACCGAACTCTGGGGCGAAACACATGGCTTATAATTACCATGACCTTGTGTTTGCACCTTACGGACCACGGTGGCGTATGCTAAGGAAAATTTGTTCTGTTCATCTTTTTTCGGCTAAAGCTTTAGATGACTTCCGCCTTGTCCGACaggttttttcaaaaaaaaaaaaaattattttgacccTTCATCTGCCAAGTTTTATATAAGTATTGATGCAATTGTCAAATTGAAGTGACATAATTTAACTtgctacaaaattttaaatactttattattatttcatataatggtgttttatttttatatatttttcttgataggAAAGTCATGATTGACTGAATGGAAGTTCTCATATCTTATATATGAGAATTACGTGCGAGATTCTGTAGCATTTATACAGTATATTAACGTTGATATAGAGGTTATTCAGAATTTTCAGAAAATGAATGTATTTTTACGAAAAAATAgatgtaatttataaatttgattgatttaacctttaaagtttttatcaattgaactcatttaacatttaaaattataggtccaaaatagATAgaaataagatttaaatttatattctcACTTAGAGAGGTACACTCAATCATCATCGCATTGTATAATACTTTGAATGCAAATTCACACAtctatatgtaattatttttaagaaatcaGAACATTATTATACATGATTTCGGAACAACAACATGAGTTCACGCGAATCTAGTGAACTCTCGTATACACCTTGTGATGTACTACCCCTATTGTCATTTTGTAGGTTAAGTAATGTCcatcttttttttacttttttattaatACTTGAGGCAAGATAAGTATATTGATTGATCAAAATATTGAGTGCGGATATTTACTTAATTCAACTTTTATTTATGCGATCTTTATAGGCACACGCACACTAATTTAATTAAgctgtttttttaatttaacattttttagaCGCTTAGAAGAATTATCACAAATGttaacttctcttttatttggCCTAATTACAACGGCAGGAAGAAGTCAGAACACTTACGCGCGCCTTAGCAAATGCTGGCCAAAAGCCAATCAAATTAGGGCAGCTGTTGAACGTGTGCACCACGAATGCACTTGCGCGTGTGATGCTCGGGAAGCGGGTATTCGCCGACGGTACTAACGGGATCGATCCACAAGCGGAGGAGTTCAAGTTAATGGTGGTGGAGATGATGGTGCTCGCCGGCGTTTTCAACATCGGCGATTTTATTCCGGCGCTTGATTGGATGGACATTCAAGGCGTAGcaggaaaaatgaagaaactcCACGCGCGTTTCGACGCGTTCTTGACCACGATCCTCGAAGAACACAAGGGAAAGCGAGTTGGAGAATCGAAGGAACAGGGGGATTTGTTGAATACGTTGATCTCtctgaaaaatgaagaagacgATAATGGAGGAAAGCTTACTGATACAGAAATTAAAGCTTTACTTTTGGTACGCCTCTTACAATTATCTCTTTATTTcaaattggacaagtaaaaacAAATATGGATTTTTAGTATATCTTACAAGTAAAAAGGAATAGAGGTAATAAATATGAAACCATGCCATTTTTCTTTGACGGACTAAAAATGGAAGTATGTTAATGCcctaatttatatgataatGTTTGGCTTGAAACAATGTTGTTTAAGAAGTTAATTTTAATGGTATGAGTTAGAATTTCAGGATATAGTTTGATCACTTGTTCTTGTACTAATTCACTCTAATATTACAAACTTACAAATTCTTGAAGTTTAAAGATTTATCAGTtcaaatttcatgatttttcacCTTAAACTCGAATATATACAAGTGTTGGAGTTATTTCGTGTAGCCATTAGCAGTTTTGTACAAACACTAGTTTCGCCTTAAAAAGTTATTGTTATCCAGTTACATTTGAAATGTTTGGCTACATATTAATTAACAAACGGTCCAAAAATTGGTCATCCCAACTAACTTTTACGCGGAGCAAGTTTTAACCCGCTAAGATTTCAACCGCTCTATCCTGTCccattaagcatgttttaacCCGCTAAGATTTCATCCGCCTAATACTAACCTGCCACGTCCTCTTATTTAAGCCCTGGCATAACAAAATTGTATTGTTGTTATAAAGGATTGTTGAGATGAATGGTGCTGAAACCACAACTATCCTAAGTCTCTGTTGGAAATACTGACGAAGACAGCTATAATGTTAGAATGACTTTAAGGCAATTAAATGGTCCAACAGGGCCTCGATGCCTTAGTTGCTGCCTACTTTTATATTTGAGTGATGTAGTACTTGTGATGGTGATCTCCATAAATACTTGTTCCCGTGATTTATTTGAGTCCATCTGGACCGTACTCGATTGGACATTTGTCTTGCTATCTGTTCATGTTAGTAATCGTAGTATTGCTCTTGTATTATTTTGTCCTTTGATTTCTCTGTTTTATTGGTTGATTCCTTATATCTCGATTATcaattgtttttgttgtagtttatattctgtTAATAGCTTTTGTTTCTTGTACTTTCTTTTGACTGTTTTTCTTGAATCGAGAGCCTGTAAAAGAAAACAAGCTATCTACCTTAGCGGTGTAGAGGTAATGTCGGTGTACACTCTATCCTTTCTAGAATCCGGGACTACACTAGGTTGTTGTTGTTAGTTTTTGTATgagtatttcaaatttttttcattcacaaaactttcaactttatttaaaagtgaattaaCGTAGAAAAGACAATTTCAACGTCAAATATCACTCGGTTCATATTTTGGTGAATTACTGCAGAACTTGTTTATAGCTGGGACAGACACATCTTCTAGCACAGTGGAATGGGCCATTGCAGAGCTTATTCGTAACCCGAAAATATTGGCCCAGGCCCAACAGGAGATCGACAAAGTAGTTGGAAAGGACCGGCTCGTTGTGGAATCTGACCTGGCCCAATTGGCTTATTTGGAAGCCATAGTCAAGGAAACCTTTAGGCTTCATCCATCAACACCCCTCTCCCTCCCTAGAATTGCATCCGAGAGCTGTGAGATCAATGGCTACTTCATTCCAAAAGGATCAACACTTCTCGTCAACGTTTGGGCCATTGCTCGTGATCCAAATGAATGGGCTGATCCATTGGAGTTTAGGCCCGAAAGATTCTTGCCCGGAGGTGAAAAGCCCAAAGTTGATGTGAAAGGAAATGACTTTGAAGTAATTCCATTTGGTGCTGGTCGAAGAATATGCCCCGGAATGAGTTTGGGTATACGCATGGTCCAATTGATGACTGCAACTTTGATCCATTCATTTA
Protein-coding regions in this window:
- the LOC125857755 gene encoding flavonoid 3'-monooxygenase, coding for MAIFSLILYTIISSFILHFILSLFFRKRYPVPLPPGPKPWPIIGNIVQLGPKPHQSTASMARTYGPLMHLRMGFVDVVVAASASVAAQFLKNHDANFSSRPPNSGAKHMAYNYHDLVFAPYGPRWRMLRKICSVHLFSAKALDDFRLVRQEEVRTLTRALANAGQKPIKLGQLLNVCTTNALARVMLGKRVFADGTNGIDPQAEEFKLMVVEMMVLAGVFNIGDFIPALDWMDIQGVAGKMKKLHARFDAFLTTILEEHKGKRVGESKEQGDLLNTLISLKNEEDDNGGKLTDTEIKALLLNLFIAGTDTSSSTVEWAIAELIRNPKILAQAQQEIDKVVGKDRLVVESDLAQLAYLEAIVKETFRLHPSTPLSLPRIASESCEINGYFIPKGSTLLVNVWAIARDPNEWADPLEFRPERFLPGGEKPKVDVKGNDFEVIPFGAGRRICPGMSLGIRMVQLMTATLIHSFNWALPTGQLPEKLNMEEAFGLTLQRADPLVVHPIPRLEAQVYGG